Proteins from a genomic interval of Diospyros lotus cultivar Yz01 chromosome 6, ASM1463336v1, whole genome shotgun sequence:
- the LOC127804978 gene encoding NDR1/HIN1-like protein 13 yields the protein MSNFQVEQKGKEILRKSNLTVLLKNCHKQGCKVRETAQKFWLYIFVNFFLLTSTALHLTMEGRAQPQPQPAVPSEQTVKPPLPRQPHSPSLAGAGALQTYIVQIPRDQVYRIPPPEHTQIVESYRCPSDQTSNKWKENKCLRWTLISFAVIAVAVATIVVLVHLPLNPKTPQFSVTKVLVKKASHHHTNFDITLEAKNPNRRMGVSYQDGGEASLFSKQQKLAEGTYPLLSQDAGETSTVHLNLTSIKDTTLIKGHVSLSVTINVPVKIKGLTTVGKELSVACDFKATNLGSTPRISSQNCDSQLGGQS from the exons ATGAGCAATTTCCAA GTCGAGCAAAAGGGCAAGGAAATATTGAGGAAATCGAACCTAACagttttgttaaaaaattgCCACAAACAAGGCTGCAAGGTTCGGG AAACCGCCCAAAAGTTTTGGCTGTATATTTTTGTCAACTTCTTCCTCTTGACGAGCACCGCTCTCCATCTCACCATGGAGGGTCGGGCCCAACCTCAACCCCAGCCTGCAGTACCCTCCGAACAGACAGTGAAACCACCGCTGCCGCGACAGCCGCACTCCCCCTCCTTAGCCGGCGCCGGGGCCTTACAAACCTACATCGTCCAAATCCCTCGTGACCAAGTCTACCGGATTCCGCCGCCCGAGCATACCCAGATCGTCGAGAGTTACCGCTGCCCCAGTGATCAGACGTCCAACAAGTGGAAGGAAAACAAATGCCTACGGTGGACGCTCATTTCCTTCGCGGTCATCGCCGTTGCCGTCGCGACCATCGTAGTCCTCGTTCACCTCCCTTTGAACCCTAAAACGCCTCAGTTCTCCGTGACGAAGGTCCTCGTTAAGAAGGCTTCTCATCATCACACAAATTTCGACATCACATTGGAAGCCAAAAACCCGAACAGGAGAATGGGCGTTTCATATCAAGATGGGGGAGAAGCTTCGCTTTTTTCCAAGCAACAAAAGCTTGCAGAAGGAACATATCCGTTATTGTCCCAAGATGCAGGAGAAACATCCACAGTTCATCTAAATCTCACAAGCATCAAAGACACAACATTGATCAAGGGACATGTTTCCTTGTCCGTAACGATCAATGTGCCCGTAAAGATCAAGGGTTTGACAACTGTGGGGAAAGAGTTGTCCGTTGCCTGTGATTTTAAGGCCACCAATTTGGGCTCAACACCTCGCATTTCGTCCCAGAATTGTGATTCCCAGTTGGGGGGCCAGAGTTGA